Proteins from a single region of Haloterrigena alkaliphila:
- a CDS encoding MarR family transcriptional regulator, translated as MPVDFENYQPTELPDEDTNGRRILEFLAANPELGYRAGELAEELDIPRGSVGTTLSRLESRGFVRHKGEYWAINPEAYDAHTASVIGLRSVADQFEGDYYDRNPDWDANLIDLSERENDENSPEAE; from the coding sequence ATGCCCGTCGATTTCGAGAACTACCAGCCGACGGAGCTGCCGGACGAGGACACGAACGGTCGACGGATCCTCGAGTTTCTGGCCGCCAATCCCGAACTGGGGTATCGAGCCGGCGAACTCGCCGAGGAACTCGACATTCCCCGAGGGAGCGTCGGAACTACACTGAGTCGACTCGAAAGTCGAGGATTCGTCCGACACAAAGGAGAGTACTGGGCGATCAATCCAGAAGCGTACGACGCTCACACGGCGAGCGTCATCGGACTGCGATCCGTCGCGGATCAGTTCGAGGGGGATTATTACGATCGGAATCCGGACTGGGACGCCAACCTCATCGATCTCAGTGAGCGGGAGAACGACGAAAACTCGCCAGAGGCCGAATAA
- a CDS encoding phosphoglucomutase/phosphomannomutase family protein, with protein sequence MEAINFGTDGWRATLEEFTTPRVRMVGQAVATYLRDEGLDGTVVVGYDARETSRGFAEELARVLCANGFDVIVPERDRPTPLVAHAIVERDLAGGLVITASHNPPEYNGVKFIPEVGAPALPEVTDAIADRLAEPDPLPADEHGAVEEVDLVTPHADAALELVESITGTTDLSGLPVAYDAMHGSGRGTTDALLERAGASIERLRCERDPEFGGGAPEPAPENLETLIELVTDDGAEPALGIANDGDADRLAVVTPGRGYLDENLFFAALYDYLLEDDAGSVVRTVSTTFLIDRVAEAHGESVHEVPVGFKWVAEAMGDHDALVGGEESGGFTVRGHVREKDGVLMALLAAAMHAAEPLDDRVDRLLEEHGTVVQDKISVACPDHEKARVLSDLEEEIPDSVAGTDVEGVNTADGFKLQLADGSWLLIRPSGTEPVLRVYAEAEDEERVGELLEAGEELIEPLI encoded by the coding sequence ATGGAGGCGATCAACTTCGGCACCGACGGCTGGCGGGCGACGCTCGAGGAGTTCACGACGCCGCGGGTGCGAATGGTCGGACAGGCCGTGGCGACGTACCTTCGCGACGAGGGTCTCGACGGCACGGTCGTCGTCGGCTACGACGCTCGGGAGACTTCCCGCGGATTCGCCGAAGAGCTGGCGCGGGTGCTGTGCGCGAACGGCTTCGACGTGATCGTCCCGGAACGCGACCGGCCGACGCCGCTGGTCGCCCACGCGATCGTCGAGCGCGACCTCGCCGGCGGCCTCGTGATCACCGCTTCGCACAATCCACCGGAGTACAACGGCGTGAAGTTCATCCCCGAGGTCGGCGCGCCCGCGCTCCCCGAGGTCACGGACGCAATCGCGGACCGCCTCGCCGAACCCGACCCGCTTCCGGCGGACGAACACGGCGCCGTCGAGGAGGTCGACCTCGTCACCCCCCACGCCGACGCCGCCCTCGAGCTGGTCGAGTCGATCACCGGGACGACCGACCTCTCGGGGCTGCCCGTCGCCTACGACGCCATGCACGGCAGCGGTCGCGGGACGACCGACGCCCTCCTCGAGCGCGCCGGGGCGTCGATCGAACGCCTGCGCTGCGAGCGCGACCCCGAGTTCGGCGGCGGCGCGCCCGAACCCGCGCCGGAGAACCTCGAGACGCTGATCGAGCTGGTGACCGACGACGGCGCGGAGCCGGCGCTCGGCATCGCGAACGACGGCGACGCCGACCGCCTCGCCGTCGTCACACCCGGGCGGGGCTACCTCGACGAGAACCTGTTCTTCGCCGCGCTCTACGACTACCTGCTCGAGGACGACGCGGGCTCGGTCGTCCGGACCGTCTCCACGACCTTCTTGATCGACCGCGTCGCCGAGGCCCACGGCGAGAGCGTCCACGAGGTCCCGGTCGGCTTCAAGTGGGTCGCCGAGGCGATGGGCGACCACGACGCCCTCGTCGGCGGCGAGGAGTCCGGCGGGTTCACCGTGCGCGGGCACGTCCGCGAGAAGGACGGCGTCCTCATGGCCCTGCTCGCGGCCGCGATGCACGCCGCCGAACCGCTCGACGATCGCGTGGATCGGCTGCTCGAGGAGCACGGCACGGTCGTTCAGGACAAGATCAGCGTCGCCTGCCCCGACCACGAGAAGGCGCGGGTGCTCTCCGACCTCGAGGAGGAAATCCCCGACTCGGTCGCGGGAACCGACGTCGAGGGCGTCAACACCGCCGACGGCTTCAAGCTGCAACTCGCCGACGGCTCGTGGCTGTTGATCCGCCCCAGCGGGACCGAGCCCGTGTTGCGGGTCTACGCCGAGGCCGAAGACGAGGAGCGGGTCGGGGAGTTGCTCGAGGCCGGCGAGGAACTGATCGAACCGCTGATCTAA
- a CDS encoding GIY-YIG nuclease family protein — MADHVVYVLECADGSLYTGYTSDLERRVAEHDAGEGAKYTRGRTPVELRYHERYATKSTAMSREYEIKQLSRREKERLVGLE; from the coding sequence ATGGCGGATCACGTCGTCTACGTCCTCGAGTGCGCCGACGGCTCGCTTTACACCGGCTACACGAGCGACCTCGAGCGACGGGTCGCCGAACACGACGCCGGCGAGGGAGCGAAGTACACGCGAGGACGGACGCCCGTCGAACTGCGGTACCACGAGCGCTACGCGACGAAATCGACCGCGATGTCCCGCGAGTACGAGATCAAACAGCTGAGCCGACGGGAGAAGGAGCGACTCGTCGGCCTCGAGTGA
- a CDS encoding DUF7563 family protein — protein sequence MPTCDHCGAHVSERFARVFADENGEIRACVSCSANAGIAEAARQRGRGT from the coding sequence ATGCCCACCTGTGACCATTGCGGCGCGCACGTCTCCGAACGCTTCGCACGCGTCTTCGCCGACGAAAACGGCGAGATTCGGGCGTGTGTGAGCTGTTCGGCCAACGCCGGGATCGCAGAGGCCGCCAGACAGCGCGGCCGCGGCACCTGA
- the larB gene encoding nickel pincer cofactor biosynthesis protein LarB, whose product MRELLEAVADGSLSPAEAEAELRGYVTDDAGRFDAARQQRRGIPEAILAEGKSPPQVVALAETALETTGRALVTRAADRQVEALESSLGETFPDATVERRGSTVRIVTADYEAPSLSATVGIVTAGTVDGPVADEAEVVCLDAGATIDRIDDVGVAALDRTLDQVDRLREVDVLIVAAGREGALPTVIAGLVDTPVIAVPVSSGYGHGGDGEAALAGMLQSCTVLSVVNIDAGFVAGAQATLIARAIDGARG is encoded by the coding sequence ATGCGCGAACTCCTCGAGGCCGTCGCCGACGGCTCGCTGTCGCCGGCGGAGGCCGAAGCCGAACTCAGGGGGTACGTCACCGACGACGCCGGTCGGTTCGACGCGGCCCGCCAGCAACGTCGCGGCATTCCGGAGGCGATTTTGGCGGAGGGGAAATCTCCGCCGCAGGTCGTCGCCCTCGCCGAAACCGCCCTCGAGACCACCGGTCGAGCGCTGGTTACTCGCGCTGCCGACCGGCAGGTCGAGGCGCTCGAGTCGAGTCTCGGAGAGACGTTCCCCGACGCCACCGTCGAGCGACGGGGATCGACGGTTCGGATCGTAACGGCCGACTACGAGGCGCCCTCGCTGTCGGCGACGGTCGGTATCGTCACGGCGGGGACCGTCGACGGGCCGGTCGCCGACGAGGCCGAAGTCGTCTGCCTCGACGCGGGGGCGACGATCGATCGGATCGACGACGTCGGCGTCGCGGCGCTGGACCGCACGCTCGATCAGGTCGATCGACTCCGCGAGGTGGACGTGTTGATCGTCGCGGCGGGCCGGGAGGGTGCGCTGCCGACCGTTATCGCCGGACTGGTCGACACCCCGGTCATCGCCGTCCCCGTCTCGAGCGGCTACGGCCACGGGGGCGACGGCGAAGCGGCCCTGGCGGGGATGCTCCAGTCGTGTACCGTCCTGTCGGTCGTCAACATCGACGCCGGATTCGTCGCCGGCGCCCAGGCGACGTTGATCGCGCGTGCGATCGACGGGGCTCGTGGCTGA
- a CDS encoding DUF1931 domain-containing protein produces the protein MADLIVKAAVKEALDDKNVASDFYDALDDEVSELLDDAARRAESNDRKTVQPRDL, from the coding sequence ATGGCAGACCTTATCGTCAAAGCCGCCGTAAAAGAAGCGCTCGATGACAAAAACGTCGCCTCGGATTTCTACGACGCACTCGACGACGAAGTGTCCGAGCTGCTCGACGACGCTGCGCGACGAGCCGAATCCAACGACCGGAAGACGGTCCAGCCCCGCGACCTGTAA
- the rpiA gene encoding ribose-5-phosphate isomerase RpiA gives MKTAGGSDAAKRAAGERAAEAVEDGFVVGLGTGSTTAYAIEALGRAVADGLEIRGIPTSFQSRRLALEVGIELTTLDAVETVDLAIDGADQVVDAPDADGHGALIKGGGAAHAREKLVDTAADRFVVVADPSKLAPTLERSVPVEVLPDAHTVIADRVRDLGSEPTLRAAEGKDGPVVTDNGNLVLDCAFGSIEDPDTLATHLSRLPGVVEHGLFVGLADATYVGTADGVDVREY, from the coding sequence ATGAAGACGGCAGGCGGGTCCGACGCAGCGAAACGGGCGGCCGGCGAACGCGCCGCCGAGGCGGTCGAAGACGGGTTCGTCGTCGGACTCGGGACCGGCTCGACGACGGCCTACGCGATCGAGGCCCTCGGCCGGGCCGTCGCCGACGGCCTCGAGATCCGGGGAATTCCGACCTCATTCCAGTCTCGCCGGCTGGCGCTCGAGGTCGGAATCGAACTGACGACGCTCGACGCGGTCGAGACCGTCGACCTGGCGATCGACGGGGCCGATCAGGTGGTCGACGCTCCCGACGCCGACGGCCACGGCGCGCTGATCAAGGGCGGCGGCGCCGCGCACGCACGCGAGAAACTGGTCGATACGGCGGCTGATCGGTTCGTCGTCGTCGCCGATCCCTCAAAACTCGCGCCGACGCTCGAGCGATCGGTGCCGGTCGAAGTACTCCCCGACGCGCACACGGTCATCGCCGATCGAGTCCGCGATCTGGGCAGCGAGCCGACGCTTCGCGCAGCCGAGGGGAAGGACGGCCCGGTCGTCACCGACAACGGCAACCTCGTGCTCGATTGCGCGTTCGGCTCGATCGAGGATCCGGACACCCTCGCGACGCACCTCTCGCGCCTGCCGGGCGTCGTCGAACACGGACTGTTCGTCGGGCTGGCGGACGCGACCTACGTCGGAACCGCCGACGGCGTCGACGTCCGCGAGTACTGA
- a CDS encoding ABC transporter ATP-binding protein, with product MATSGSGGTDGDDASIGTAVALENVRKTYQLGEPVHALDGVSLEIPRGSYTAIMGPSGSGKSTLMNLVGCLDTPTEGTVVVDGEDVAALTDRERTTLRGTTVGFVFQTFNLMPRLTALENVALPQLFQDVDRGTRRERARDLLERVGLADRADHLPNELSGGQRQRVALARALVNDPALVLADEPSGNLDTETEADILDLFAEFHDAGTTMIVVTHERHVAERAERIVHLLDGTLERIEELDGSDEGASRPAGEGSRSIGGGASPSDAADGDDGASS from the coding sequence ATGGCGACATCGGGATCAGGGGGCACCGACGGTGACGACGCCAGTATCGGCACCGCAGTGGCCCTCGAGAACGTCCGCAAGACCTACCAGCTGGGCGAACCGGTCCACGCGTTAGACGGCGTCTCGCTCGAGATTCCGCGCGGGTCCTACACGGCGATCATGGGGCCCAGCGGCTCGGGGAAGTCGACGCTGATGAACCTCGTCGGTTGCCTGGACACGCCGACCGAGGGTACCGTCGTCGTCGACGGGGAGGACGTGGCCGCGCTGACCGACCGCGAGCGAACGACGCTGCGGGGGACGACCGTCGGCTTCGTCTTCCAGACGTTCAACCTCATGCCCAGACTGACCGCCCTCGAGAACGTCGCGCTCCCCCAGTTGTTCCAGGACGTCGACCGGGGAACCCGCCGCGAGCGGGCGCGTGACCTCCTCGAGCGGGTCGGTCTCGCCGATCGGGCGGACCACCTGCCCAACGAACTCTCGGGCGGGCAGCGCCAGCGGGTCGCGCTGGCGCGGGCGCTGGTCAACGATCCCGCACTCGTGCTGGCCGACGAACCGTCGGGCAACCTCGACACCGAAACCGAGGCCGACATCCTCGACCTCTTCGCGGAGTTTCACGACGCCGGAACGACGATGATCGTCGTCACCCACGAGCGCCACGTCGCCGAGCGCGCCGAGCGGATCGTCCACCTGCTCGACGGAACACTCGAGCGCATCGAGGAACTGGATGGGTCGGACGAGGGGGCCTCGCGTCCGGCCGGTGAGGGCTCGAGGTCGATCGGTGGCGGCGCGAGTCCGTCCGACGCGGCCGACGGGGACGACGGGGCGAGTTCCTGA
- a CDS encoding ABC transporter permease, translated as MRILESLRLSWRSIRGHKLRSALTTLGIVIGIAAVIAFVTLGASLQAGVIGDISPDDRRNVYGWAADPDTDGGPLAGAQPVFSQSDLDALEEREGIDAAYGYMPLSTQALIYEGEISPQSDALVAAGPSYIRENTLDEGRQFRQGEREAVINPAVAGQFEEPVSVGDELTIALQGGERTTVTVVGITDSSEGLSPFEGFEPSPQVYVPTDPFYTEDAAGAFPSGGDSEGDGGENASDGNGTQSNGDGGDAADALFLAIVIEAPSADEAAIDRAKESATAYLESEESDASDLLTDDLAITLQTSEELLQQLEDVLDLLQNFIVGIAAISLVVGSIGIANIMLVSVTERTREIGIMKAIGAQNREVLGLFLAEAVILGIIGAILGTLLGLLAGYVGVWYIDLPLVYPYEYVAVAIAVGVLVGILAGLYPAWRAARTDPIDALRYE; from the coding sequence ATGCGAATCCTCGAGAGTCTGCGCCTCTCGTGGCGTTCGATCCGCGGGCACAAACTGCGCTCGGCGCTGACGACGCTGGGAATCGTCATCGGCATCGCGGCGGTCATCGCGTTCGTCACGCTGGGCGCGAGCCTGCAGGCGGGGGTCATCGGCGACATCAGCCCCGACGACCGGCGCAACGTCTACGGCTGGGCCGCCGACCCCGACACCGATGGCGGACCGCTGGCCGGCGCCCAGCCGGTATTCAGCCAGTCGGACCTCGACGCGCTCGAGGAGCGAGAGGGGATCGACGCGGCCTACGGCTACATGCCGCTGTCGACCCAGGCGCTGATCTACGAGGGAGAGATCTCGCCCCAGAGCGACGCGTTGGTCGCCGCGGGACCGTCCTACATCAGGGAGAACACGCTCGACGAGGGCCGACAGTTCCGACAGGGCGAACGCGAGGCGGTCATCAATCCGGCCGTCGCCGGACAGTTCGAGGAACCCGTCTCGGTCGGCGACGAACTGACGATCGCCCTGCAAGGCGGCGAGCGGACGACCGTCACCGTGGTCGGGATCACCGACTCCTCGGAGGGACTGAGCCCGTTCGAGGGGTTCGAACCCTCGCCGCAGGTCTACGTCCCGACCGACCCCTTCTACACGGAGGACGCGGCCGGGGCGTTCCCGAGCGGCGGCGATAGCGAGGGCGACGGTGGCGAGAACGCCAGCGACGGCAACGGGACGCAGTCGAACGGGGACGGGGGCGACGCGGCCGACGCGCTGTTCCTCGCGATCGTCATCGAGGCCCCGTCGGCCGACGAGGCGGCGATCGACCGGGCCAAGGAGAGCGCGACCGCCTACCTCGAGAGCGAGGAGTCCGACGCGAGCGATCTGCTGACAGACGATCTCGCCATCACTCTCCAGACGAGCGAGGAGTTGCTCCAGCAACTCGAGGACGTGCTGGACCTGCTGCAGAACTTCATCGTCGGCATCGCGGCGATCTCGCTGGTCGTGGGATCGATCGGAATCGCCAACATCATGCTCGTCTCCGTAACGGAGCGAACCCGCGAGATCGGCATCATGAAGGCCATCGGCGCCCAGAACCGGGAGGTCCTCGGGCTGTTCCTCGCCGAGGCGGTGATCCTCGGCATCATCGGGGCGATCCTCGGCACGCTGCTGGGCCTCCTCGCGGGCTACGTCGGCGTCTGGTACATCGATCTCCCGCTGGTCTACCCTTACGAGTACGTCGCGGTGGCGATCGCCGTCGGCGTACTCGTCGGAATCCTCGCGGGGCTGTACCCGGCCTGGCGGGCGGCGCGAACGGATCCGATCGACGCGCTCCGGTACGAGTGA
- a CDS encoding AI-2E family transporter, with amino-acid sequence MTGNATAARNRRYVLAGIVAILGIVTGGILLDVLGTIMFALTVAYVLLPVQGWLHRRGLSEWLSAAAATVLGFLGAVAVFAPLVVALYVRFDQVREVVEGIPPEVTVTVLDVAYTVEVADARSMALDVLGDVAVSFAASLPVLAIKFALFVMVLFALLLKADDAGRATIAPVPHGYRDIVFALATRIRETLYAIYVLQLATSVATFAVAYPLFWLLGYEAAFTLGFVAAILQFIPMIGPSLLILPIALYHLAVGELAAGLLVGVLGMVFVASLPDVVVRPRLARRSAGLPGSLYFVGFTGGLFTLGAIGVVVGPLIVAVFVEAVDLLADEVNGDATFAELAETDLEEPPADSVETASEPSIPSPDESGSRPADD; translated from the coding sequence TCGGCGGTACGTGCTCGCGGGTATCGTCGCGATACTCGGGATCGTGACCGGTGGGATCCTGCTCGACGTGTTGGGAACGATCATGTTCGCGCTGACGGTAGCGTACGTCCTGTTGCCCGTCCAGGGCTGGCTGCACAGACGCGGGCTCTCGGAGTGGCTGTCGGCCGCCGCGGCGACCGTGCTCGGATTCCTCGGCGCCGTCGCCGTCTTCGCGCCGCTGGTCGTCGCCCTCTACGTGCGGTTCGATCAGGTACGAGAGGTCGTCGAAGGCATTCCGCCCGAGGTGACGGTTACGGTGCTGGACGTCGCCTACACCGTCGAGGTCGCCGACGCCAGGTCGATGGCGCTGGACGTCCTCGGGGATGTGGCCGTCTCCTTCGCCGCGTCGTTACCGGTGCTCGCGATCAAGTTCGCGCTGTTCGTCATGGTGTTGTTCGCGCTGCTGTTGAAGGCCGACGACGCCGGCCGCGCGACCATCGCACCGGTCCCCCACGGCTACCGAGACATCGTCTTCGCGCTCGCCACGCGCATCCGCGAGACGCTGTACGCGATCTACGTCCTCCAGCTCGCGACGTCGGTCGCGACGTTCGCCGTCGCCTACCCGTTGTTCTGGCTACTCGGCTACGAGGCGGCCTTCACCCTCGGGTTCGTCGCGGCAATCCTCCAGTTCATCCCGATGATCGGTCCCAGCCTGCTGATCCTGCCGATCGCGCTCTACCATCTCGCCGTCGGCGAACTCGCCGCTGGACTCCTCGTCGGCGTCCTCGGAATGGTCTTCGTCGCCTCGCTCCCCGACGTGGTCGTCCGGCCGCGACTGGCCCGCCGCTCCGCCGGCCTGCCCGGCAGCCTCTACTTCGTCGGCTTCACCGGTGGACTGTTCACCCTCGGCGCGATCGGCGTCGTCGTCGGCCCGCTGATCGTCGCCGTCTTCGTCGAGGCCGTCGACCTGCTCGCCGACGAAGTCAACGGCGACGCGACCTTCGCCGAACTCGCCGAGACCGACCTCGAGGAGCCCCCGGCCGACTCCGTCGAAACCGCCTCCGAGCCGTCGATCCCCTCGCCCGACGAGTCGGGATCGCGACCGGCCGACGACTGA